A stretch of Mucilaginibacter terrae DNA encodes these proteins:
- a CDS encoding MFS transporter: MNVFRSLKYRNFKLFFYGQSISLIGTWMQKTAVSWLVYRLTGSALLLGLVSFASLIPSLVLSPYAGSMVDRHNRYKILVITQVVSMLQAGALAFMLFFKVYNIPAIIGLSLLQGIINAFDITTRQAMMSEMVTNRNDLPNAIALNSTMTNIARIAGPAIAGIVLSTFGEDACFFGNFFSYIPVLACLFMMKLSTTALPRPQKSIWVELQDGFKYVSGDRDLSSLIIMLTVSSLFVIPFNTLMPIFAKDIFNGDAKTFSWFESAAGLGSVISAIYLATLKTDKHIIKVMTIASLVFGLSVMLLGYAAKLPIALLFMTMTGIGMMAQTSTINTYIQTHAVPSMRARAISYYVMAYQGMIPIGSLLIGWLANSLGPRGAVCVEGVIGVLSTGLFVLYKRRQAGDAMFFRKTALAGK, from the coding sequence ATGAACGTTTTCCGCTCCCTCAAATACCGCAATTTTAAACTTTTCTTTTATGGCCAGTCCATATCGCTCATTGGTACCTGGATGCAAAAAACAGCCGTGAGCTGGCTGGTTTACCGCCTAACCGGGTCGGCCTTATTGCTGGGTTTGGTGAGCTTTGCAAGTTTAATTCCTTCATTGGTGCTATCACCATATGCAGGTAGCATGGTGGATAGGCATAACCGTTATAAAATATTGGTGATTACGCAGGTAGTATCAATGTTGCAGGCCGGGGCATTGGCGTTTATGCTGTTTTTTAAGGTGTATAATATACCGGCTATTATTGGGCTGAGTTTGCTGCAAGGTATCATCAATGCTTTTGATATTACCACCCGCCAGGCCATGATGAGCGAAATGGTTACTAATAGAAACGACTTGCCTAATGCCATTGCGCTGAATTCCACTATGACCAATATTGCCCGTATTGCCGGTCCGGCTATTGCGGGTATTGTGCTGAGTACTTTTGGTGAGGATGCCTGTTTCTTCGGGAACTTTTTTAGCTACATACCGGTGCTGGCCTGTCTATTTATGATGAAGCTGAGTACCACGGCATTGCCTCGCCCGCAAAAAAGTATTTGGGTTGAATTGCAGGACGGCTTCAAATACGTATCGGGCGACCGTGATTTGAGCAGCCTCATTATCATGCTAACTGTGAGCAGCTTGTTTGTAATTCCGTTTAACACCCTCATGCCCATATTTGCCAAAGATATTTTCAACGGCGATGCCAAAACCTTCAGTTGGTTTGAAAGCGCGGCCGGGCTCGGTTCGGTAATTAGCGCGATTTACCTGGCCACCTTAAAAACCGATAAGCACATCATCAAAGTAATGACCATTGCCAGCTTAGTTTTTGGTTTAAGCGTAATGCTTTTGGGTTACGCCGCCAAACTACCCATAGCATTGTTGTTCATGACCATGACTGGCATAGGTATGATGGCTCAAACATCAACCATCAATACTTATATACAAACACACGCCGTACCGTCCATGCGGGCAAGGGCCATAAGCTACTATGTAATGGCCTACCAGGGCATGATTCCCATTGGCAGTTTGTTAATTGGCTGGTTGGCCAACTCCTTAGGACCACGCGGGGCGGTATGTGTGGAAGGGGTGATCGGTGTGTTATCAACCGGGTTGTTTGTGTTGTATAAAAGAAGGCAGGCCGGAGATGCTATGTTTTTTAGAAAAACAGCGTTGGCTGGAAAATAA
- a CDS encoding DUF3857 domain-containing transglutaminase family protein codes for MLPLNLKSVIIVAAGLLLAGEIVNAQDKNLPKDLYIAATIPDSLKQDVHKVIRYSMDDVKVSGPGRVLVKSHEIVTILDEKGEEAADFLIAYDKKFSSVNSVQMIAYNAQGQVIKKYSKSDMYDRSATDGFSVITDSRFMALRHSVASYPITIEKYSEISLYSYLDLFQWHIRPKQTAVQNSIYKISILPELKFRYKNKNTSIVPKKEMQGSYEVYTWEVKNLKGEEPEEDVPAWSIEPKVIFAANKFEYFGKPGDISTWQSYGNWQHELNADVCSLTPQREAEIKQMTDGFKTDQEKARFLYNYLQKNMRYVSIQLGIGGLKPFAANFVDQKKYGDCKALTNYMYAMLKAAGIRSHYAMVRAGTNEEPADADFPADPFNHVILCVPFKGDTTWLECTSNTQPYGKLGTFTENRNALLITEEGGKLVNTPRSTGADNRFNSLVNIKLDANGGATAKVKIISTGEYRDLYVSALPTINQDKQKEYLLRSLNFKQPQFFDIKQSADSAGVHEANFELDYDTFTEASAGMKKFYRPRVFDLWGATMPVLDKRRGDYYFEHPMQKECTTVISLPEGFEAESVPENVSLKFSYGTYQASYKYDAAKNEVTSTVKFNMDKHVIPAAKYTEMQKYMDDIAKAQNKKLIVKKKA; via the coding sequence ATGCTTCCCCTTAATTTAAAAAGCGTAATTATTGTTGCGGCAGGGCTGCTATTGGCCGGTGAAATTGTAAACGCGCAAGATAAAAACCTACCTAAAGATCTATACATAGCCGCCACAATACCTGATTCGTTGAAACAGGACGTGCATAAGGTAATCCGTTATTCGATGGACGATGTAAAAGTATCAGGGCCGGGCAGGGTGTTGGTAAAATCGCATGAAATAGTAACCATCCTTGATGAAAAGGGGGAAGAGGCTGCTGATTTTTTAATCGCATACGATAAGAAATTCAGTTCGGTAAATTCGGTGCAAATGATAGCCTATAACGCCCAGGGCCAGGTTATTAAAAAGTACAGTAAAAGTGATATGTACGACCGCTCGGCAACTGATGGTTTTTCGGTAATAACCGATAGCCGTTTTATGGCCCTGCGCCATTCGGTAGCCAGTTATCCTATTACTATTGAGAAGTACTCTGAGATAAGTTTGTACAGCTACCTTGATTTGTTTCAGTGGCATATCAGGCCTAAACAAACAGCGGTACAAAACTCAATTTACAAAATAAGTATCTTGCCCGAGCTCAAATTCAGGTATAAAAACAAAAATACCTCCATCGTTCCTAAAAAGGAGATGCAAGGTAGTTACGAAGTATATACCTGGGAAGTAAAGAACTTAAAAGGCGAAGAACCTGAGGAAGATGTACCGGCATGGAGTATTGAGCCCAAAGTGATTTTTGCGGCCAACAAGTTTGAATATTTTGGCAAACCCGGCGATATAAGTACCTGGCAGAGCTATGGCAACTGGCAGCACGAACTCAATGCCGATGTATGCAGCCTTACCCCGCAGCGCGAGGCCGAAATAAAGCAAATGACCGATGGCTTTAAAACCGATCAGGAAAAAGCCCGCTTTTTATATAATTACCTGCAAAAAAACATGCGCTATGTAAGCATACAATTAGGCATTGGCGGTTTAAAACCCTTTGCAGCCAATTTTGTAGATCAGAAAAAATATGGTGATTGCAAAGCACTTACCAATTATATGTATGCCATGTTAAAGGCTGCCGGTATACGCTCACACTACGCTATGGTACGTGCTGGTACCAACGAAGAACCTGCCGATGCCGATTTCCCGGCCGATCCGTTTAACCATGTTATATTGTGCGTGCCGTTTAAGGGCGATACCACCTGGCTGGAGTGTACCAGCAATACCCAGCCCTATGGCAAACTGGGTACCTTTACCGAAAACCGCAACGCCCTGCTGATAACCGAAGAAGGCGGCAAACTGGTGAACACGCCTCGCAGTACCGGTGCCGATAACCGCTTTAACAGTTTGGTAAATATAAAGCTCGATGCCAATGGCGGTGCCACTGCTAAAGTTAAGATCATAAGCACAGGTGAATACCGCGACCTGTATGTAAGTGCATTACCTACCATAAATCAGGATAAGCAAAAAGAGTATCTCCTGCGCTCTTTAAACTTTAAACAGCCCCAGTTTTTTGACATCAAGCAATCGGCCGATAGCGCCGGTGTGCATGAGGCTAATTTTGAGCTGGATTACGATACCTTTACCGAGGCATCGGCAGGGATGAAAAAATTTTACCGTCCGCGTGTATTTGATTTGTGGGGTGCAACTATGCCCGTGTTAGATAAGCGCCGGGGTGATTACTACTTTGAGCACCCTATGCAAAAAGAGTGTACCACAGTAATAAGTTTACCCGAGGGTTTTGAAGCCGAATCGGTGCCCGAAAACGTGAGCCTAAAATTTAGCTACGGCACGTACCAGGCCAGCTATAAATACGATGCCGCCAAAAATGAGGTAACCAGCACCGTTAAATTCAATATGGACAAGCACGTTATCCCCGCGGCCAAATACACCGAAATGCAAAAGTATATGGACGATATTGCCAAGGCGCAGAATAAGAAGTTGATAGTGAAGAAGAAGGCGTAA
- a CDS encoding LysR substrate-binding domain-containing protein, with protein MELRQLQYFVKAAETMNFTEAAVAVFITQSTLSQQIKQLEEELGMLLFDRIGKHVRITEAGHLFLEHAQKILRDVQKGKQAIAELNNAVNGELNIGVSYAFTSLLLPALAPFSTKYPGIKIYITYGNPEELEKKLRLAELDMILAFHNESDDEDLEMQVLFSSGIVAAVSRNNPLAKLKTITLEELAQQELIIPGKGFSSRTYINDLFYRKKLNPNIKIEMNDVHSILSLVQNGHWVTILNEKALFGWDKIKAVNIDTKAIKRQSYILWQKGVYRKKAAKLFADELMRVMEHE; from the coding sequence ATGGAACTACGCCAATTGCAGTACTTTGTAAAAGCTGCCGAAACCATGAACTTTACCGAGGCTGCCGTTGCGGTATTCATCACCCAAAGCACGCTATCGCAGCAAATTAAGCAGTTGGAAGAAGAACTGGGCATGCTCCTGTTTGATCGCATTGGCAAGCATGTACGCATTACCGAGGCCGGACATCTGTTTTTAGAGCATGCACAAAAGATATTGCGCGATGTGCAAAAAGGCAAACAAGCCATTGCCGAGCTAAACAATGCCGTAAACGGTGAACTGAATATTGGTGTATCCTACGCGTTTACTTCACTACTTTTGCCTGCGCTTGCGCCGTTTTCTACCAAATATCCGGGTATTAAAATTTACATCACCTACGGCAACCCCGAAGAGTTGGAGAAAAAGCTGCGACTGGCCGAGCTGGATATGATCCTGGCTTTTCATAACGAGTCGGACGATGAGGATCTGGAAATGCAGGTGCTTTTTAGTTCGGGCATTGTGGCGGCGGTTTCCAGGAACAATCCTTTAGCCAAACTTAAAACCATTACTTTAGAAGAATTGGCTCAACAGGAGCTCATCATACCTGGTAAAGGCTTTAGCTCACGCACCTATATAAACGACCTGTTTTACCGCAAAAAATTAAATCCCAACATTAAAATAGAGATGAACGATGTGCATTCCATACTATCGCTGGTGCAAAACGGGCATTGGGTAACTATACTTAACGAAAAGGCCTTATTTGGCTGGGATAAGATAAAAGCCGTTAATATTGACACCAAGGCCATTAAACGGCAATCATACATCCTATGGCAAAAGGGCGTTTACCGTAAAAAAGCGGCCAAATTATTTGCTGATGAACTGATGCGCGTAATGGAGCACGAGTAG
- the dxs gene encoding 1-deoxy-D-xylulose-5-phosphate synthase: MQVPAGELLQKINSPSDLKQFSEDDLEQISQELRQYIIDVVSVNGGHFGASLGVVELTTALHYVLNTPYDQLVWDVGHQAYGHKILTGRRDNFHTNRIYGGLSGFPKRSESEYDTFGVGHSSTSISAALGMAVASHYKGETDRQHVAVIGDGAMTAGMAFEALNHAGIANSNLLVILNDNNMSIDPNVGALKEYLADITTSKPYNSFRADIGYVLAKLSAIGPDALKYAKKIEKSIKGTLLKQSNLFEALKFRYFGPIDGHDVKHLVKVLRDLRDIPGPKLLHCVTVKGKGYALAEKDQTKWHAPGLFDKITGEIKKTYYEKPQPPKYQDVFGHTIIELAEQNPKIMGITPAMPSGCSLNLMMKAMPDRAFDVGIAEQHAVTFSAGLASQGMVPFCNIYSSFMQRAFDQVVHDVAIQKLNVVLCLDRAGFAGADGPTHHGAYDLAYMRCIPNLTVSAPMNEEELRNLMYTAQQENAGPFVIRYPRGNGVMVDWQRPMKAIPVGKGRKICDGEEVAILSIGAIGNEVVIATAELNNEGYYPAHYDLRFVKPLDEAMLHEVFTKYSKIITVEDGCLDGGAGSAVLEFMADHKYQAEVIRLGIPDAIIEHGEQPELWAECGFDAAGIARTVKKMGLSQNRHIIAS; encoded by the coding sequence ATGCAAGTACCGGCCGGCGAATTACTTCAAAAAATAAACTCTCCTTCTGATTTAAAGCAATTTAGCGAAGACGATTTAGAGCAAATAAGTCAGGAGCTGCGCCAATACATTATTGACGTGGTATCGGTAAATGGTGGGCATTTTGGTGCCAGCCTGGGTGTAGTAGAGCTTACTACCGCCCTGCACTACGTATTAAACACCCCTTATGACCAATTGGTGTGGGATGTAGGCCACCAGGCTTACGGCCATAAAATACTAACCGGCCGCCGCGATAATTTTCACACCAACCGTATATATGGCGGCCTGAGCGGTTTCCCTAAACGTTCGGAGAGCGAATACGATACTTTTGGCGTTGGGCACTCATCAACCTCCATTTCGGCAGCATTGGGTATGGCCGTGGCATCGCACTACAAAGGCGAAACCGACCGCCAGCACGTGGCCGTTATTGGCGATGGTGCCATGACCGCCGGTATGGCTTTTGAAGCCTTGAACCATGCGGGTATTGCCAACAGTAACCTGCTGGTAATTTTGAACGACAATAACATGTCGATTGACCCCAACGTGGGCGCATTAAAAGAATACCTGGCCGATATTACCACTTCGAAACCGTACAACAGTTTCAGGGCTGATATTGGTTACGTGCTTGCAAAACTATCAGCCATTGGTCCGGACGCTTTGAAGTACGCCAAGAAAATAGAGAAAAGCATTAAAGGTACCCTGCTTAAACAAAGCAATTTATTTGAGGCCCTTAAATTCAGATATTTTGGCCCAATTGACGGTCATGATGTAAAGCATTTGGTAAAGGTGCTGCGCGATCTGCGCGATATACCAGGCCCTAAATTATTGCATTGCGTTACCGTAAAAGGTAAAGGCTATGCCCTGGCCGAAAAAGACCAGACCAAATGGCACGCCCCGGGCTTGTTTGACAAGATAACCGGCGAAATTAAAAAGACTTATTACGAAAAACCCCAGCCTCCTAAATACCAGGATGTTTTTGGGCATACTATTATTGAACTGGCCGAGCAAAACCCTAAAATTATGGGTATAACCCCGGCCATGCCATCGGGCTGTTCGTTAAACTTAATGATGAAGGCCATGCCCGATCGTGCTTTTGACGTAGGTATTGCTGAGCAGCATGCCGTTACGTTTTCGGCCGGTTTAGCTTCGCAAGGGATGGTGCCTTTTTGTAATATATACTCAAGCTTTATGCAACGGGCTTTTGACCAGGTGGTGCATGATGTAGCCATTCAAAAGCTCAACGTGGTACTGTGCCTCGACCGTGCCGGCTTTGCCGGTGCTGATGGCCCTACCCACCACGGTGCTTACGATTTGGCTTACATGCGCTGCATACCAAATTTAACGGTATCGGCCCCGATGAACGAGGAAGAATTGCGCAACCTGATGTACACCGCACAACAGGAAAACGCTGGTCCGTTTGTAATACGCTACCCACGCGGTAACGGTGTAATGGTTGACTGGCAACGCCCAATGAAGGCTATACCAGTGGGCAAAGGCCGTAAAATATGTGATGGTGAAGAAGTGGCCATCTTATCGATAGGTGCTATTGGTAATGAAGTGGTTATAGCCACTGCCGAACTTAATAACGAAGGCTACTACCCTGCACACTATGACCTACGCTTTGTAAAACCGTTAGACGAGGCTATGCTGCACGAAGTATTCACCAAATACAGCAAAATAATTACCGTTGAAGACGGTTGCCTTGACGGCGGTGCAGGCAGTGCAGTATTAGAATTTATGGCTGATCATAAGTACCAGGCCGAAGTGATCCGTTTGGGCATACCCGATGCCATTATTGAACACGGCGAACAACCCGAGCTTTGGGCCGAATGCGGTTTTGATGCAGCAGGCATAGCACGTACTGTTAAAAAAATGGGGCTTAGCCAAAACAGGCATATTATAGCCTCTTAA
- the rfbA gene encoding glucose-1-phosphate thymidylyltransferase RfbA — translation MKGIILAGGSGTRLHPLTLAVSKQLMPVYDKPMIYYPLSVLMLAGIKEILIISTPHDMPQFQRLLGDGSRIGCRFEYAIQAEPNGLAQAFVIGAHFIGTDKVALVLGDNIFYGDGLSKLLQTSSDPDGGMVFAYQVADPERYGVVEFDEDNNAISLEEKPSEPKSDYAVPGLYFYDNDVVEIAKNIAPSPRGEYEITDVNKEYLNRGKLKVAILSRGTAWLDTGTFASLMQAGQFVQVIEERQGIKIACIEEIAFRMGFIDGEQLAEIAKPLTKSGYGQYLLKLLKGKK, via the coding sequence GTGAAAGGAATTATACTCGCCGGAGGCTCCGGCACCCGTCTACACCCGCTCACTTTAGCTGTAAGCAAGCAATTAATGCCGGTATATGATAAGCCGATGATCTATTATCCGCTATCAGTACTTATGCTGGCCGGTATAAAAGAAATTCTTATTATTTCCACCCCACATGATATGCCGCAGTTTCAGCGTTTGCTGGGCGATGGTTCGCGCATTGGCTGCCGATTTGAGTATGCTATACAGGCCGAGCCAAACGGACTGGCTCAGGCTTTTGTAATTGGTGCCCATTTTATTGGAACTGATAAAGTGGCTTTGGTATTGGGCGATAATATATTTTACGGCGATGGCCTGTCAAAGCTATTACAAACCAGCAGCGACCCAGACGGTGGTATGGTGTTTGCCTACCAGGTGGCCGATCCTGAACGCTATGGTGTAGTTGAGTTTGATGAAGACAATAATGCTATATCATTAGAAGAAAAGCCGTCGGAGCCAAAATCAGATTATGCCGTACCGGGATTATATTTTTATGATAACGATGTAGTTGAGATAGCTAAAAACATAGCGCCGTCTCCACGCGGCGAGTATGAGATCACCGATGTAAATAAAGAATACCTTAACCGTGGCAAACTTAAGGTAGCCATCCTTAGCCGTGGCACTGCCTGGTTAGATACAGGTACCTTTGCATCATTGATGCAGGCCGGACAGTTTGTACAGGTTATAGAGGAGCGTCAGGGTATTAAAATAGCTTGTATCGAAGAAATAGCCTTTCGTATGGGCTTTATTGATGGCGAGCAACTGGCTGAAATTGCTAAACCGCTTACCAAAAGTGGTTATGGCCAATACCTGCTTAAATTACTTAAAGGCAAAAAATAA
- a CDS encoding SGNH/GDSL hydrolase family protein codes for MPSIKVACLGDSITQGTDSYNWLADLQQQFNPTFEFYNCGINGELAYNNLLRIQQVIDIEPDYVVILVGTNDVLATLSKGNTNLYLEIANLPRVPDMAWYIENLDQMITTLRQETNARIALSSLPVLGEDLEDNANVIVNRYNEKIQRLVKKYNLHYLPLNEEITEYLKVHPVENPAIYRPFGWWLKANIHFRTRVLKQDWDEYVGVHGLQVTTDTIHLNSVSGKMMADLVAAFIKAV; via the coding sequence ATGCCATCTATCAAAGTAGCCTGCCTGGGCGACAGCATAACACAAGGCACCGATAGTTACAACTGGTTGGCCGATCTGCAACAACAGTTTAACCCAACCTTCGAGTTTTACAACTGCGGCATAAACGGCGAACTGGCCTATAATAATCTTTTACGCATTCAGCAGGTAATTGATATTGAACCCGATTATGTGGTAATTCTTGTTGGTACCAATGATGTTTTAGCCACACTCTCCAAAGGTAATACCAATCTTTATCTTGAAATTGCCAATCTGCCACGTGTGCCTGATATGGCCTGGTATATAGAAAATCTGGATCAGATGATTACAACGTTAAGGCAGGAGACGAATGCCCGTATTGCGCTTTCCTCTTTGCCGGTTTTAGGGGAAGATTTAGAAGATAACGCCAATGTAATAGTGAACCGCTATAATGAAAAGATACAGCGGCTTGTAAAAAAGTACAATCTGCACTACTTGCCGTTAAACGAAGAAATAACAGAATATCTTAAAGTCCACCCCGTAGAGAATCCTGCCATATACCGCCCGTTTGGCTGGTGGCTCAAAGCCAATATTCATTTTCGCACAAGGGTGCTGAAACAAGATTGGGACGAATACGTCGGAGTACATGGCTTGCAGGTAACCACCGATACTATTCACCTGAACAGCGTAAGCGGTAAAATGATGGCTGATTTGGTAGCGGCGTTTATAAAGGCTGTTTAA
- the aat gene encoding leucyl/phenylalanyl-tRNA--protein transferase, whose translation MIFRLDERIIFPDPQLAEPDGLLAVGGDLSYQRLLLAYENGIFPWYSEEEPILWYSPHERFVLYPHQLKISKSMRQVLRSQKFKVTVNKAFAQVIEACSAVPRAGQDGTWITDDMKQAYVALHQMGHAHSYEVWEADELVGGLYGVDAGRVFCGESMFSKVSNASKTALITFATSGLYQLIDCQVHTEHLESMGARFISREEYLNVLQV comes from the coding sequence ATGATCTTCCGGTTAGACGAGCGCATAATCTTCCCAGACCCTCAACTGGCCGAACCCGACGGACTGCTGGCCGTGGGAGGCGATCTGTCGTACCAACGCCTGTTGCTGGCCTACGAAAACGGTATATTCCCGTGGTATAGCGAGGAAGAACCTATACTATGGTACTCACCACACGAGCGTTTTGTGCTGTATCCTCATCAACTGAAAATAAGTAAGAGTATGAGGCAGGTATTGCGTTCACAAAAGTTTAAGGTGACCGTAAATAAGGCTTTTGCACAGGTTATTGAAGCCTGCTCTGCCGTACCCCGTGCCGGGCAAGACGGTACCTGGATAACCGATGATATGAAACAGGCCTACGTTGCCCTACACCAAATGGGGCACGCGCATTCGTACGAGGTATGGGAGGCGGATGAATTAGTAGGTGGTTTATATGGGGTGGATGCCGGCAGGGTATTTTGTGGCGAAAGTATGTTCAGCAAGGTAAGCAATGCCTCTAAAACAGCGCTTATAACCTTTGCAACAAGTGGTTTATACCAACTGATAGACTGCCAGGTGCATACCGAACATCTCGAAAGTATGGGGGCAAGATTCATCAGCCGCGAGGAATACTTGAATGTTTTACAGGTCTGA
- a CDS encoding DUF3857 domain-containing protein: MKKLLTGLFLLALSFSTARAQKFASDAQPYGKIDKADLELKICEFEKDANAMVLFQKGDLYYDDNLNIIIDHHKRIKIFNDNGKKAADIRIEYYGGNRYEYVTGLQAQVYNLVDGKVEITKIDKKQIFTENIDKNRMALVFSFPNIKPGSVIEYKYTQTINVSDDIPNWYFQDDIPVKYSELQTTIPEWFYFTVQQRAFRPFTKRAKLTKSRSYGSGTSALLFTENMDQYAMSNVESIAREPYMTSRVDNLQSLFFHLTHFNPPAGFSKSYSDSWAKVGGGLAEHEDFGAQLKRKLTGEAAIIDKAKTFKTNEQKIAYVFNEVKNTMKWNNSDDWYTNEGTVKAWEKKIGNSTEVNLILYRLLKQSGVDAYPMVVSTRSHGRVNPMYSFLYQFNRGVVYVPVDSAKSYVLDATNKYNTYFDIPAELVGSYGLYIDKENKRFDLITLQRKTPVRKVVMLNAQILPDGKMDGTAMINSFSYHRTSSIENYKTNGEKKYIEYLRDNDNTLSITSLKMDNIDVDSLPLLHNIAFKQELTGSDKDYIYFSSNIFTSMYSNPFLSENRITDIDFGHLNSYNLTGMFKLPAGYKLEALPKSISLQMPDQSISCRRVVAEENGTLMIRYLINYNKSLFNKDDYPPVHDFYKKMYELLNEKVVLKKS, from the coding sequence ATGAAAAAACTATTGACCGGCCTTTTCCTGCTGGCGTTATCCTTCAGCACCGCACGTGCCCAAAAATTTGCATCGGATGCACAACCTTACGGAAAAATAGATAAAGCTGATCTCGAACTCAAAATCTGTGAATTTGAAAAGGATGCCAATGCCATGGTATTATTTCAAAAGGGTGATTTATATTATGATGATAATCTCAATATCATTATTGATCATCACAAGCGCATTAAGATTTTTAATGATAACGGTAAAAAAGCAGCCGATATACGTATTGAATATTATGGCGGTAACCGTTATGAATATGTAACCGGCCTGCAGGCCCAAGTGTATAACCTGGTTGACGGGAAGGTAGAAATAACCAAAATTGACAAGAAGCAAATTTTTACCGAAAATATTGACAAAAACCGCATGGCGCTGGTTTTTTCGTTCCCAAACATCAAACCGGGTTCGGTTATCGAGTATAAGTATACACAAACCATTAACGTATCAGATGATATACCTAACTGGTATTTTCAGGATGATATACCGGTTAAATACAGTGAGTTGCAAACCACCATACCCGAGTGGTTTTACTTTACTGTGCAACAGCGTGCATTTCGGCCTTTTACTAAGCGTGCAAAGTTAACTAAATCCCGCTCGTATGGTTCGGGCACAAGTGCGTTGTTATTTACCGAAAACATGGATCAGTATGCCATGAGCAATGTAGAATCGATAGCTCGGGAACCATACATGACCTCAAGGGTTGATAATCTGCAGTCGCTTTTCTTTCATTTAACGCATTTTAATCCTCCGGCAGGCTTTTCTAAATCGTATTCAGATAGTTGGGCCAAGGTTGGTGGAGGTTTAGCTGAGCACGAAGATTTTGGTGCCCAGTTAAAAAGAAAACTAACAGGCGAAGCGGCAATTATTGACAAAGCCAAAACTTTTAAAACCAACGAGCAAAAAATTGCCTATGTATTTAACGAGGTTAAAAATACCATGAAATGGAATAACAGCGATGACTGGTATACCAATGAAGGTACCGTAAAAGCGTGGGAGAAGAAAATAGGTAACTCAACCGAAGTGAACCTTATATTATACCGTTTGCTCAAACAATCGGGAGTTGATGCTTATCCAATGGTGGTGAGTACCCGTTCTCACGGACGTGTAAACCCGATGTATTCTTTTTTATATCAGTTTAACCGTGGTGTAGTATATGTGCCGGTTGATAGCGCTAAAAGTTATGTGCTGGATGCTACTAATAAGTATAATACATATTTTGATATTCCGGCTGAACTGGTAGGCTCATATGGTTTGTATATTGATAAAGAAAATAAAAGGTTTGATTTAATTACTCTACAGCGTAAAACACCTGTACGCAAAGTAGTAATGCTTAATGCTCAAATATTGCCCGACGGTAAAATGGACGGTACCGCTATGATCAATAGCTTTAGCTATCATCGCACCTCCAGTATTGAAAATTATAAAACCAACGGAGAGAAAAAGTACATTGAGTACCTGCGCGATAATGATAACACATTGAGCATTACCTCGCTTAAAATGGATAACATAGATGTTGATAGCTTACCGCTCTTACATAATATTGCTTTTAAGCAGGAGTTAACTGGGTCAGATAAAGACTACATATACTTTAGCAGTAATATATTCACCTCCATGTACAGTAACCCGTTTTTAAGCGAAAACCGTATTACCGATATTGACTTTGGACACCTGAATAGCTACAACTTAACCGGTATGTTTAAATTACCGGCCGGTTATAAGCTTGAAGCCCTGCCCAAAAGTATTAGCTTACAAATGCCCGACCAAAGCATTAGCTGCAGGCGGGTAGTGGCCGAAGAAAACGGTACACTGATGATACGCTACCTCATTAACTATAATAAGTCATTATTTAACAAAGATGATTACCCACCTGTGCACGACTTCTACAAAAAAATGTATGAGTTGTTGAATGAGAAAGTGGTGTTAAAGAAATCATAA